TACAAGGGAATCGGAAACACATATACTGGTGTTATGAGAGAATTGTAAAGGAGTAAAAATTTTCGCAGCCCGAAGCTTTTGAGTTATACGGTGAGATTTGAGGGCAAGAAGCTAAGGGAAAAGTTGTGGTAAGAGTTCAAGGATTCAGTTTAAACTCGAATTTCGAGTTGCCATAAGTATAGCAGTACTGCGAGGGATGGCGAAGGGTGCAGGACCATTTCGCATAAACATAACCACAATATTCACTAACGACAAAGTCGTGTTGGATAAGTACtcagaatgtaaaggaaattgGTGACAAGGACATAAGGACTAACGATGCCGACCACTGAACCGCCAGGGGCCAGTACAATAGCATACCCGAGACCATCTATTCAGTTAAAGACCATGCGCAATTATATGGGGAGACTTCATAACGCTCTCACATCTATGATTTCAGATATAGTTGAGATGATCTTGTGCCATTTGTTGAGTTCACTTATAATAATAACTACCACTCGAGCGTCTAGGTAACCGCGTGAGGTTTTGTACGGCAGAAAGAGCAGGTTACAAATTGGCTGATTCAATGGGGGCGAAACTAAGTCAATTGAGCTAAATATAATTTGATAAGTAGTTGacaagtgaaactcattcgagaGCGGTCATTAGCAGCTCGGAGGCAACGGAAGTCATACGCAGatactcgacgtcgacacctagagttccaggtcgacgattgggtatccTTGGAAGTATCATCCTTGAAGGGTGCTATAAGATTCGGCAGgaaggggaagctcagtccgaggtaTGTTGGATCTTATCAGATCGTTCGTAAAGTAGACAAGActgcctatgagttagacctACCACCCGAATTGGAGACGCGCGTCCAGTCCCCCACATACCAATGTTTCGTAAAAGTATAGGCGACCCCTCCAGAGTATCtcctatagatgatatccaagCGACAGAAAAATCATCTTACGGGAAACAACCCATGATTATACTGGATCAGCAAGCGAGAATGTTATGTATTAAGGATGTGGTTTCCGTTAAGATAGGGTGACGGAGCAATAATAGGGAACGGATGAAAAATGAGTATCCCTATGTATTCCCTATATCTTCTAGTCGTCGGAACTCTTTAACGGGTCATGTTGAGTGGgtaatgaactgtatgtgacagCTATGAAAAAGACTCCCCCAAAATGCctataagaccctatacgactagtttaacattcgaggacgaatgttctaaagggggggaggatgttatatcccgcatttttgtacattaggatattccgagctaaccgtgaaaagttaaggacaagactagtccgggatgcgaggttgatatttttgaccatcgattttattttaaggcataagttgcttgttattttgttggaatggaaaattaaggaaaatttggggttaaaagtgaaattatggaaactaatatttcatgaaatttggggccaaaagtgaagagttgaaaacttaatgttcatgaaataaaaaggccatgtggctatgcacatgacttgtgggccatagggccacatgtgttaaatATGTGTATggtgaaaagatgacaaataaaagtcatcttcatcattttatctcctagaaatttcaagaaaacttggaggAAAAAAGGATGAAGGCCATTTCGACtattatatccggcatttttgtgtatttggaaaacttgaagataattttggtttgtaaggaataaggtcaagtttggatttttcttagtaggtgtatgccagttatggaaatttgaacgtggaaataccggagaaggcctaagggcaaaattggaattttagaaattcgTTTCGGGAATTATGAAATATGATTTGTGaggaattgggccaaaaaaaaatgaaactaagGCCCAATAGGtgtgggtggccggccacatagtGGCCCAAGCCcacaattttattaaatttccatgtgccaaatttatataagggaGCTTggtttcaagaaacttcaagagattagaagaaaaatcaagaaaaagaagaggagaaggcCACGgccaaagagaaagaagagagaaaaagaaaagaaaaattttttgGAGCTCAattctttggttcaaaaattcatctctcttggaattactactaagctcaagtccctctccaagttggtataattatctAGGCAAGAAAGTGCTCCCTTTAGcaagaagaatttattggaaaaggtaagaattctatgttctctcttatgttatggaagattatggatgttagaataagtggagtTGCATGGaagttatggaaattgtgaTTTAGAGTGTAGCCGTgtagtatgtatgttgtgttggaaccgtgtatgtgcatggtttTGCATGAAAAGTGTGTTGAATATTATTGTGTAatttagttgtagttatggtgaaaattgtattggaaatgaaagttgaatgagttagtgaaagttggaaaaaaatggaatgtggccgtgtggaatttggtatgaaatgaaattgaattaaattatttagtatgtcaattgtgttgttgaagtcttgtgatgaagatggaagaataatggtttaagttaatatgaaaaatttgtcgttaagttgttgtcggaaagtatatgatcttattatagattatgtaattgagaagaatgaagttgtaagatgtatatggtgtttgttgtaaatgaaattgaaggataaaaatatgtcgtgaatatttatgttgaaatttggaggttttgaatggattatgaaattggtggaaaatttgtatatcttgtatattttgtgaatatttcgtaaaatgatatggaatgtttccgaagtgatcttgttgggttgatgaatatgaaaatgtcaatgttggattgaaagtgtgaagtagaactgaaattattgtgttatgttggaaaaatggctaattgtgccatattgcgtattttgtaatacttgttgttgttgtcggattgttgggttgttgttgttgatatattaagcCGAGCTACGTCTCGGGGTATGGTATGTAttggggaagtctttgccgaaatttcggtagccaagtataaccccaagattgaaatgttagcttgcatgaatagtaactggtaaagacgaccatttgcagtttttggacgaaacgggaagtgagatttgacaagcgtaaggcgcaatccaggtatgtaaagccttgcccttttattctttggcatgttacgagtctaacaggcttgacagcgagcctcgatgacacttctgcttctcacaatttgagattgaaattagcgaaAAATCCTtgagaagattgaaccaatttctcctaaaatgacctataagtatgcaacttccataaatggagtcgaaacaccctaaaatgattatggacggctCCCTCAGGTTTGTTATCCATAAATTACATACTTTttctatggttgggtccgaggtgggcccacaaaaccctgatactcccggtatggctcaaattgatcaCGTATTTACGTCCGTtcttcataagtaactcttaattatgtttccgtccgccgACTAATAAGCATTATGACTATCTTTACGAACCTTGATATTATTCGACATACGAAACGATTCGGATACTCGCTCCGACATAATCGACTACTTTGATTTGACCCATCTTCTCGAACTATTTCGGGGGATACATTAagtccgtatgtcggtccgtatgtatatggtttctcatggatcggttcgtggatgtctcaatgcttccttcaccgcgcccggcCGGGTTATATTCCGTAATTCgtgcactatatatatatatgttcaccgcgtccctcggattgtgcgggccgggatactgtccgtatccgatatgatccgattatgattatgattatgtgatattatggggatggcggcgggaTGGCATTTACGATTACATactcgtccaccgcgtcccgtactacgagggccgggttctgttaccgcgtcccttatgaaAGGGTCGGGATCTGATTTATGATGTGTTTGTCTGTATATGTttatgactctgcatgcatgatCTCGAAACTCGGATTTCGATTATAGATCCGTCACATTTGCACGTATGTCCGATTCGGACTCGATGTCCGTCACATTTCGTACGTTCGATTCGATTACTATGTCCGTATATACGAGTTGTGCTTCAATTTGCGAGAGCAACTCGACACCTTCCGTATCTCGTGGTCCGATTCTCGTACGTACGCTCTCGTACGTCGACTCGGCTATGGATCCGATTCTGTCCAACTAGGGGTTTTACATATCCGACTCgattatgattatatatattttgtttccgctttacataatCGGTACATTTCCGTGACCCCTTTCGTTCTTCGGGGGTAAACATTAAcgctacatgcccgcggtacaCTTTACGCGCCGGCGTGATGCGCCGCCATGTGGGACATCATCCGTTGTTTGAAGGGCTCCCTTTGATCGGAGTCgatacttttatatatatatcacgttATTTATATgtccgtatatatgactatttgggtacggcggggccccgtcccgtcttcgattctcgttcgtatgttagaggtacccacatgtttgtgggttgtgggttgtcaccggtTAGGTATGTATGTTCGAGTTTGCGACTGTCATGCATTATGATAGCCTCGGCGGCTAGTGTACGtgtgtctaagtatgtttatgtatgtatatatattttcatgcgaTGTATGTTATACCTGTGCGAACTTATGTACatttaaatggaattagccggTTGGTACACCTAGTCTGACAGGTAGGTACgtgtgggtgtccagttaggacaccagtcacggcccatggggttgggtcgtgacaaaagtggtatcagagcggtcggttctcggaatgtctgcaggccgtgtctagtagagtcttgtttatcgatgtgttgggccccacatctataaacaggaggctacgggacatctaggatgttatgttaccctttcttggaatcttagatcgtgcgatagagctgtattgttAGGATGGTTCCTCGCAACGAATTGCTGTGTTTACAGCGAGGCTCCGAAAAGAGCATCCGCGTcagtattttgggaaattatttctgaccctctccttgcaggtgattgtaggttgataaagatgaagagggcaGTGTCTGACGATGGGGATGGGGGTGCCAAAAAGGCCCCCAGGATGTCACCGGGGCCGAGTAGGCAGAGCCCCAGCTACTCGATTGAGTCGGacccttcggaggatcccacggaggATAGTTACGATACGGATCCGTCCGAGGACCCATCTATGACCCCTCCAGAGTCTCCGATCCCTGGAGCAGAGGATCCCGTGGAGGATGGCTATGATACAGACGTCTCGGAGGATATGGCGATGACCCCTCCAGAGCTTCTTACCTCCACggaggaggatagttatgagGCAGACCTATCAGAGCCTTCTTCTGGGGTGACGGAGGAGGAGATTTTCAGGTATGCGCCGATTGTTACTGCGAGGGTGAACCCCGATAGCCCGGCCACCTCGGAGAGTGCTACGGATTTTTCTTATTCTATGTCCTGGACACCTGTGCGCCGGGAACTGTCTGATCATCCACTCGATACCCCCTCCGATTCAGATGCGGGTGATAGCGGAGGCCAGGTAGGTAGGGAGCAGACAGACGAGGATGATGGTGGACACACCTCTCACGGCAGCTCCCCAGGTCAGATTCGAAATTGAGTATTTCATGAGTATATGAGTTTCCTAGAATTTcttatgtgtgtatgatttttgtaaaatattatccGGTGACAGTAGGGACGACTGAGATGTCCCCGCCATTAgtataaatctagaaatccCGAGTGGAGGATAAATTATGAGTGCAAGTGAAGTAGATATTGAGAAACCCggaagggcaatatggtaattgtgtagtttgaaccggggtgggacccgctacgaaaatttctgaaaaatttattaagacGCAGAattgccctaaattacgtggcaaagatcgtgtgAGGCAATTGAAAAGGATATTACTGATAACGCATCCGAATGTATGGAAGTTCtggagttaagcgtgctgagaccagagcaatcctgggatgggtgacccccctgggaagtacgtcaagaacttttcacaaatatggatatggagactaaatgagaaATTGGGGGAACCTAAGtaggatgacaaggaaatttccgtgAGTCGCtgaagtatagtaaaggtagttTGACTCTGACTGCGATTCTGTACGTTATATTTCTGCGCCCCTACTTTCGGTGGAGTTCTGTTTACCATAACCCTGTGCTTCTGAATCTGATTACGTTTCTGTTTAATATATCTGTGCGTCCGATTCCGATCGTAATTCTGTCCGATACACTTcggtacgtctgattctgatttCAAATCTGTCTGATAAATCTTTGTACATCGACTCTAATACGAATGCCTAcgatatatttacgtatgtACGCCCGATCGCGGAtccgtccgacatacgtctatacatCCGACCTTGACCGCGAATCGTCCTAgtatatgtgtctatacgtctgactctgatttcgaaatctgtccgataaatctcaatatgtctgactctgattatagatccgtctgatatacctctgtacgtctggctctgaTTTTGAAACCGCTTAAGACGACGTCGGATTATGACTCGTACGTCGCACTTTCGTGCTTCTGACTCCGGATATAACTTCgtctgacgtccgtttgatcttctggttctggttaagattctgtccgccgtatatccgacTTATGACGGTACGAACAGCCCTAATACGGTGATATCGGAGAGAGACGGATGaagtttgaaaatgaaagcCGTTACAAGCTCTtcgatcaagtgcaagtatgtaaatggCAAGTAAACCTCCCCGACCGATTTTgatctaccatgaggttgaattaacattcgaggacgaatgttctaaagggggggaggatgttatatccggcatttttgtgtatttggaaaacttgaagataattttggtttgtaaggaataaggtcaagtttggatttttcttagtaggtgtatGCCgagttatggaaatttgaacgtggaaataccggagaaggcctaagggcaaaattggaattttggaaattcgtttcgggaattatgaaatatgatttgtgaggaattgggccaaaaaaaaaaatgaaactaagGCCCAATAGGtgtgggtggccggccacatagtGGCCCAAGCCcacaattttattaaatttccatgtgccaaatttatataagggaGCTTggtttcaagaaacttcaagagattagaagaaaaatcaagaaaaagaagaggagaaggcCACGgccaaagagaaagaagagagaaaaagaaaagaaaaattatttggaGCTCAATTCTTTGGctcaaaaattcatctctcttggaattactactaagctcaagtccctctccaagttggta
The window above is part of the Lycium ferocissimum isolate CSIRO_LF1 unplaced genomic scaffold, AGI_CSIRO_Lferr_CH_V1 ctg13327, whole genome shotgun sequence genome. Proteins encoded here:
- the LOC132042109 gene encoding uncharacterized protein LOC132042109, whose amino-acid sequence is MKRAVSDDGDGGAKKAPRMSPGPSRQSPSYSIESDPSEDPTEDSYDTDPSEDPSMTPPESPIPGAEDPVEDGYDTDVSEDMAMTPPELLTSTEEDSYEADLSEPSSGVTEEEIFRYAPIVTARVNPDSPATSESATDFSYSMSWTPVRRELSDHPLDTPSDSDAGDSGGQVGREQTDEDDGGHTSHGSSPGQIRN